Proteins co-encoded in one Apis mellifera strain DH4 linkage group LG15, Amel_HAv3.1, whole genome shotgun sequence genomic window:
- the LOC726155 gene encoding uncharacterized protein LOC726155: protein MHLKYVIVIVCFFFVARANSQLFVMKNLEKYSRIFNLGGLWVNKTGNELWDGLIRDCDRSITFSCIQKNAYAYLDHVFEERDNITVFDGFTMTKNKLDYSTCRRNLKENYQDSMDENLVDGSIKDDCNEEESEEERDRQFDEKQSPLEEVTDALRKRTVKFLATRDYEVQLPDFFFEGATIKLSPREVDENGALVRVDFGQSGVENQGRLFFKKIRKFIQNKLLTSFLALLLIIKLIKLKFMFVIPFLFGVGTAKKLFLKLLLFFIPAFAHVFKLCSSYYSTHGTKYHHHHHQIAHHHHHVPVPVPVPTYYSHHHHNEFDGYDYAHPHIQYRKDMEELKEWGIEPYEEPYEIQAESIGGGGTGPVHPPGVLPASFSAPTYSGTYSVSQYASNVQPLTSPYLEKHPQVSAHNLAYSAYADNNRRTNSAPVVNVPLNPANLPTTLLPTATNVKAYTSFGQMQNVNSRQGSTKSNQIESKITVGTRRSDYDDEFYGPIIKRLEDIFKQLRFVDEPCRERLVCSMYKNPTVYSPHSNLVSNELSRDPQELKQTGIESLSSQKFHRYLEAARLGQDGGDCLRTYPCHINTE from the exons ATGCATCTGAAGTACGTGATCGTGATCGTGTGTTTCTTCTTCGTGGCGCGTGCAAATTCTCAGCTCTTCGTCATGAAGAATTTGGAGAAATATTCGAGGATCTTTAATCTTGGTGGTTTATGGGTGAACAAGACCGGGAACGAATTGTGGGATGGGTTAATCAGGGActgcgatcgatcgattacgTTCTCCTGCATACAGAAGAACGCTTACGCTTATCTGGATCACGTTTTCGAGGAACGTGACAACATCACGGTGTTCGATGGTTTCACCATGACTAAGAACAAATTGGATTATAGTACTTGCCGCAGGAATTTGAAGGAAAATTATCAGGATTCCATGGATGAGAATCTCGTGGATGGATCTATCAAGGATGATTGCAACGAAGAGGAAAGTGAGGAAGAAAGGGATCGACAATTTGATGAAAAGCAATCACCTTTGGAGGAGGTGACTGATGCGTTGAGGAAGAGGACGGTGAAATTTCTCGCGACCAGGGATTACGAGGTCCAATTACccgatttcttcttcgaggGTGCCACGATTAAATTGAGTCCTCGTGAGGTTGACGAAAATGGCGCCCTGGTCAGAGTGGACTTTGGTCAGAGTGGGGTGGAGAACCAAGGACgactctttttcaaaaaaatta GGAAGTTCATACAGAACAAACTGTTGACGAGTTTTCTGGCCCTGCTGCTGATCatcaaattgatcaaattGAAGTTCATGTTCGTGATACCATTTTTATTCGGCGTGGGTACCGCGAAGAAATTGTTCCTCAAGCTGCTGCTCTTCTTCATACCGGCATTCGCgcatgtatttaaattatgctcGAGCTATTACTCGACGCATGGCACGAAGTATCACCATCATCATCACCAG atagctCATCATCATCACCATGTCCCGGTTCCGGTACCGGTTCCAACCTATTACAGCCACCATCATCACAATGAATTCGACGGTTACGATTACGCTCATCCTCACATTCAATATAGAAAAGATATGGAGGAATTGAAGGAATGGGGTATAGAGCCTTACGAAGAGCCGTACGAAATTCAAGCAGAGTCCATAggaggaggtggcacaggaCCAGTCCATCCTCCTGGTGTGCTTCCAGCGTCATTCTCAGCGCCCACTTACTCTGGAACGTATAGCGTCTCCCAGTACGCGTCCAACGTTCAACCTCTAACGTCCCCATATCTAGAGAAGCATCCACAAGTGTCTGCTCATAATTTAGCTTATTCGGCGTACGCCGATAATAATCGTCGAACGAATTCCGCGCCAGTTGTCAACGTTCCTTTGAATCCTGCTAACTTGCCGACCACTTTGCTACCAACCGCGACAAACGTGAAGGCGTACACCTCGTTTGGGCAAATGCAGAATGTTAACAGTAGGCAAGGTTCCACGAAGAGCAATCAGATAGAGTCGAAGATAACAGTTGGCACTCGGCGATCAGACTACGACGATGAGTTTTATGGGCCGATAATTAAGAGGCTGGAGGACATATTCAAGCAATTGAGATTCGTGGACGAGCCTTGTAGAGAAAGACTCGTGTGCAGCATGTACAAGAACCCGACGGTTTATTCGCCGCACAGCAACCTCGTTTCGAACGAGCTGTCCAG agatcCGCAGGAGTTGAAGCAGACTGGGATCGAAAGCTTATCCAGCCAGAAATTTCACAGATATCTCGAAGCGGCCAGGCTTGGGCAAGATGGTGGAGATTGTTTAAGAACGTATCCATGCCATATAAATACCGAATAA